One genomic window of Moorella glycerini includes the following:
- a CDS encoding uroporphyrinogen decarboxylase family protein — MEFKDRMTPLERMTAFKQGLPVDRIPCSPSISEHVCRLIGVSVARYCHSSRLMAEAHIIAFKIYQYDSVGVGPNFYGLAEAMGARLRFPDNDRPQLAEPAIRSYSEISHLEPVDAEHAGRLPLYLEALEIINESIGHQVPVGTGIGGPFTTAAFLRGVEDFLKDLRRNPEFVHSLLQLTTRSIINYIEAARKRGFSCSIGDPLASASVISPRHFREFVKPYLTKIAAWVKAACGSGPSLHICGDTRAIWADMVDTGVSAISLDNQVSLEEAKRAVGTRVALKGNVAPVEVLLHGTRDEVLAAAKECIRQAFDNPKGFILGSGCSVALNTPPDNILALMEAARIYGRMPIDPERLN, encoded by the coding sequence ATGGAGTTTAAAGATCGCATGACCCCGTTGGAGCGCATGACAGCCTTTAAGCAAGGTTTACCGGTAGACCGTATACCCTGCAGTCCCAGTATTTCGGAGCACGTCTGCCGGCTGATAGGTGTTTCGGTGGCCCGTTACTGTCATTCCTCGCGCTTGATGGCAGAGGCCCATATAATTGCCTTTAAAATTTATCAATATGATTCCGTCGGTGTAGGGCCTAATTTTTATGGGTTGGCAGAGGCAATGGGAGCCAGACTACGGTTTCCAGACAATGACCGTCCCCAGCTGGCGGAACCGGCCATCCGCTCTTATAGTGAAATCAGCCATCTGGAACCAGTTGATGCTGAACATGCCGGCCGGCTCCCCCTTTATTTGGAAGCACTGGAAATCATCAATGAAAGTATAGGTCACCAGGTCCCGGTAGGTACAGGAATAGGTGGCCCTTTTACCACGGCTGCTTTTCTAAGAGGGGTCGAGGATTTTCTTAAAGACTTACGTAGAAACCCCGAGTTCGTCCACAGCCTGTTACAGTTGACTACCCGAAGCATCATCAACTACATAGAAGCAGCCAGAAAAAGGGGCTTTTCCTGCAGTATAGGTGACCCGCTGGCTTCGGCCAGCGTTATTAGCCCCCGCCATTTCCGGGAATTTGTTAAGCCCTACCTGACCAAGATCGCCGCCTGGGTCAAGGCGGCATGTGGTAGCGGACCTTCACTGCATATCTGTGGTGATACCAGGGCTATCTGGGCAGACATGGTCGACACGGGCGTAAGTGCCATCAGTCTGGATAACCAGGTGAGTCTGGAGGAAGCTAAAAGGGCTGTGGGGACAAGGGTGGCCCTCAAAGGTAACGTGGCACCGGTGGAAGTTCTTCTACACGGAACAAGGGATGAAGTCCTCGCTGCAGCGAAGGAATGTATACGCCAGGCTTTTGACAACCCCAAGGGCTTTATCCTGGGCTCGGGGTGTTCCGTTGCTTTAAACACGCCCCCTGACAATATTCTGGCCCTTATGGAGGCGGCACGAATCTACGGCAGGATGCCGATTGATCCCGAGAGGCTGAATTAA
- a CDS encoding pseudouridine-5'-phosphate glycosidase, which produces MTMMQGKKVRHTRKALIETALLGQGLPSLTNDYILREWRHSTSIALVWLENGRITFGNIKEFLQLRGNPDMERIDASNLSVAIRERVSGYMTAAAVMRVAAQTGNFIVVTAGMGGIRGKILSNDLVTLSQMPIVLVASSPKDTLDLPATLGYLRGQGVCLIGNGTDQCNGFLFIKESFPLDGVYCGQKVEELIKNGPCLILNPLPLCLRFTDGTILANATAQGEAAARQMRQFHPAVNAALDRLTGGKASILQLRSLMDNIDLALSLH; this is translated from the coding sequence ATGACCATGATGCAAGGAAAAAAGGTGCGGCATACCAGGAAGGCTTTGATCGAAACTGCCTTGCTGGGTCAGGGTTTACCATCCCTCACCAATGACTATATTTTACGAGAATGGAGACATAGCACCTCCATAGCTCTGGTGTGGCTGGAAAATGGGCGGATTACTTTCGGTAACATTAAGGAGTTTCTGCAGCTTAGGGGTAATCCAGATATGGAGCGCATCGATGCCAGCAACCTTTCGGTGGCCATAAGAGAAAGGGTTAGTGGCTATATGACCGCCGCGGCAGTAATGAGGGTTGCGGCTCAAACAGGAAACTTTATTGTAGTTACTGCCGGTATGGGAGGAATTAGAGGAAAAATTTTATCTAATGATCTGGTAACCTTGAGCCAGATGCCCATTGTCCTGGTAGCCAGTTCTCCTAAAGATACATTGGATTTGCCAGCCACCCTGGGCTACCTGCGAGGGCAAGGAGTGTGTTTAATTGGTAATGGTACCGATCAGTGCAACGGTTTTCTGTTCATAAAAGAAAGTTTTCCCTTGGACGGGGTTTATTGCGGCCAAAAGGTTGAGGAGCTCATTAAGAATGGCCCATGTCTGATCTTAAACCCCCTGCCTCTTTGCTTGCGTTTCACCGATGGTACCATCCTGGCTAATGCTACAGCGCAGGGGGAAGCGGCAGCCAGGCAAATGCGTCAATTTCACCCGGCCGTAAACGCTGCCCTTGACCGCCTTACCGGAGGCAAAGCTTCCATATTGCAGCTGCGTTCTCTGATGGACAACATCGATCTGGCACTTAGCTTACACTGA
- a CDS encoding ABC transporter permease, protein MQTILFGLLLLLVITLSLSSPFFWRWENLRNILDQSTLNIILGVGMTLIISSGGIDLSAGAIVALSGVVMAVAMHFWFLSVAASIIMGMAVGLIVGLINGSLIALSRLNPFIVTLASMSAIRGLTLIITKGIPISSFPEGFTWFGSGEVGIFPVPVVIAALVAILGAFVLYNTKLGYYTLALGGNEEALRLCGVSTVTFKIIVYMLGALTAALAGLVLTARLNSADPTAGYMMELDAIATVVLGGTSIKGGRGSIGGTVLAGLLLAVLHNGLTIHGIASYYQQLTTGVIILATVLVTELKSRTSGD, encoded by the coding sequence GTGCAGACAATCCTATTTGGGCTATTATTGCTGTTGGTAATTACTTTATCCTTGTCCTCTCCTTTTTTCTGGCGATGGGAAAACTTGAGAAATATATTGGACCAAAGTACCCTTAATATTATCCTTGGCGTTGGTATGACATTAATAATCTCTTCCGGCGGCATTGATCTTTCGGCAGGGGCTATAGTTGCTTTAAGTGGTGTAGTTATGGCTGTTGCCATGCATTTCTGGTTCCTTTCGGTAGCTGCTTCCATTATTATGGGGATGGCCGTAGGGTTAATAGTTGGATTAATTAATGGGTCCCTTATAGCGCTATCCCGTTTAAACCCATTTATTGTTACCCTGGCTTCAATGTCCGCTATCCGGGGTCTGACCTTAATTATTACCAAAGGCATCCCTATTTCCAGCTTTCCGGAAGGCTTTACATGGTTCGGGAGCGGAGAGGTGGGCATATTCCCTGTTCCTGTTGTTATTGCTGCGCTGGTCGCCATCCTGGGTGCTTTTGTCCTGTACAATACGAAGCTAGGTTATTATACTCTGGCCCTGGGTGGCAATGAAGAAGCCCTGCGTTTATGCGGAGTTTCCACAGTAACTTTTAAAATTATTGTATATATGCTTGGGGCTCTTACCGCGGCTTTAGCAGGGTTAGTGCTGACCGCAAGGCTTAACAGTGCCGATCCTACGGCTGGATATATGATGGAACTAGATGCTATTGCCACGGTAGTTCTCGGAGGAACTAGCATAAAAGGCGGCAGGGGGAGTATAGGGGGTACTGTGCTTGCAGGTCTCCTTTTGGCGGTATTACATAACGGGCTGACCATTCATGGAATTGCCTCCTACTATCAACAGTTAACAACAGGTGTGATTATCCTCGCAACTGTCCTCGTAACTGAATTAAAATCCCGGACAAGTGGTGATTAA
- a CDS encoding ATP-binding cassette domain-containing protein, translated as MAVLTPGNARPILRARNLWKSFGHIVALRGVNLDVFEGEVLALMGDNGAGKSTLIKILSGVYKPDKGEIYIAGRLFKQLTPAQALKNGITTVYQDLALVDCRDICSNVFLGREPTRAGFLIDKKKMEIETASLLKRLKVNIPVINVLAGSLSGGQRQALAIARAIHKGGRVMILDEPTAAMGLQETKQVLALINTLREQGYAVILISHNLQQVFSIADRICVLRHGESVGHFIVRDTSPDEIVKLITGT; from the coding sequence ATGGCCGTACTTACACCCGGAAACGCCAGGCCAATCCTGCGCGCCCGCAATTTATGGAAGTCATTCGGACACATCGTGGCCCTGCGGGGAGTAAACCTCGATGTATTCGAGGGCGAGGTTCTGGCCCTGATGGGGGACAACGGTGCTGGCAAGTCGACCCTGATCAAGATTTTATCCGGGGTTTACAAACCTGATAAAGGCGAAATTTACATAGCCGGGAGGCTTTTTAAGCAACTGACTCCAGCGCAGGCTTTAAAGAACGGTATTACAACAGTATATCAAGATCTGGCTCTTGTCGACTGCCGCGATATTTGCAGCAATGTCTTCCTGGGCCGGGAACCGACGCGGGCCGGTTTTCTAATTGACAAGAAAAAGATGGAAATTGAAACAGCTTCACTTCTGAAAAGGTTAAAGGTAAATATCCCTGTAATAAATGTTCTCGCCGGCAGCCTGTCAGGTGGCCAGCGTCAGGCTTTAGCTATAGCCAGGGCCATCCATAAGGGTGGTCGGGTTATGATTCTTGATGAGCCGACGGCGGCTATGGGCCTTCAAGAAACAAAACAGGTGTTGGCCTTAATTAATACCCTCAGGGAGCAAGGTTATGCCGTAATTTTAATCAGCCATAACCTTCAGCAGGTGTTTTCTATTGCTGATCGCATCTGTGTCCTCCGACACGGTGAATCTGTGGGGCATTTTATTGTTCGTGACACCAGTCCCGATGAGATAGTAAAACTAATAACAGGAACGTAA